The following is a genomic window from Dehalobacter sp..
TTGGAGAGATTTAGAGCCGGAGAAAAGAACGACGACGACGCTGTTGAAGATGCTGGATTTTGACTTCTTTGAGGTATTGGACAGCGTTACAATCGCTCGTTCCCGCAAACATATTGAGAAGTATTACAATATGGATGATGTCGGCAAGTTCCCTGAAAGGCTCAAGCCCATCTCCTTGAGACCGAGCCTGACGGATTTAAGTCATGCCATAAATTATAATCAGATATACGATGAGCTTATGAAATTGAATCTGTCGGTCTACATACCGACCGACTTTGTCTTTGAAAGCAGATGGGAAAAATATGTTGATCCTGACCTCAATATTAACCGCGCCGGTCGTGAACAAGGTATCCGCCGTTTGATGAGCATCAACCTTTTGAAACGATTGGAAAGCTCTGTCTATTCTTTCCGGCTGACCCTTCAGCGAATCAAAAAGCTGATAAATGATACTATCGCTGAAGTTGATGTATTTGAGGCTGGCGGCGACGCTGACGTTGAATTAACGGAGTTCAACGAAGATGCGGATTTCGATTACGACGATCAGAATACAGATTTCTTTACCACCGGCAGGAAAATAAGAATCGATTTAAACGATATGGACTACGTCACCTGGCGCAGCACCCTCAGGCAGGATTCTGATGTCCTGGAGCTTTTGACGCTTATGATTGCCGACATAACACCCGAGTACGACACTAAGCTGCAAACCCTGCTAAAATTGATTTCTGATAAAATCGATACCCCGATTAACAAGGGCAATAAAAAGGTGCTTGTATTTTCAGCGTTTTCGGACACTGCGGAATATCTGTACCAGAATGTAAGCGGATTTCTAAAAGGCAAATATGGTCTTGATACTGCGATGATAACAGGTACGGTAGACGGCAAGACTACGATTCCGAAGTTCAGGGCGACTTTTAATAATGTTCTGACTTGTTTTTCACCTATATCTAAGGACAAAGCCCTTCTTATGCCTGGGTTAACAGATCAAATTGACATCCTTATAGCTACCGACTGCATTTCCGAAGGTCAGAATCTTCAGGATTGCGATTATCTTGTGAATTACGATATTCACTGGAATCCTGTCCGTATTATCCAGCGGTTCGGTCGTATTGACCGTATCGGCAGCAGGAATGCGCAGATACAGCTTGTTAACTTTTGGCCGGATTTGACGCTGGACGATTACATAAACCTAAAGAGCCGTGTGGAAACCCGCATGAGGATATCCGTCATGACCTCCACTGGAGACGACGACCTAATCAACGCAGAAGAAAAGGGTGATCTTGAATACCGAAAAGTGCAGCTTAAGCGTCTGCAGGAGGAAGTCGTTGATATCGAGGATATGTCCAGCGGTATTTCTATCATGGATTTAGGGTTAAACGAATTCCGCCTTGACCTGCTGGACTACATTAAAAATAACGGCGATTTGGACAAGACCCCTTTCGGTCTCCATGCTGTAGTCCCCACCAAGGACGATACGCCTCCCGGCGTCATCTTTGTGTTAAAGAATATCAATGGCGGCATGAACATCGACAACCGGAACAGGCTTCACCCGTTCTATATGGCATACATAGCAAACGACGGCGAAGTGGTGTACGACCACCTTTCTCCCAAAGAAATGCTGGATAAGATGCGATATCTCTGCAAGGGAAAGACTGCTCCGCTGGCAGATTTGTGCCGGGATTTCAATCAGGAGACCAATGACGGCAGAAATATGTGCCACCTTTCGGAATTGCTGTGCGGTGCGATTAACTCCATCATTGATGTCAAGGAAGAAAGCGACATCGACAGCCTGTTCAGAAGCGGCGGCACTTCGGCTTTGAATACGAACATAACAGGCTTGGATGACTTTGAACTGATCTGCTTTTTGGTGGTGCGAGGTGCTTCTCATGATTGAGTTGCCGCAAGGAACAGCATTTAACCGACGTATTCCTAAGCAGAAGTTTTATGAAAATCTGTCCGTTAATGCGGAGCTCAAACGGATTTTTATTGAACAGATTAATGTGATTTACTGGCGAAACAAAATATCCCCCAGCACAGTTAATGTTGCCGCAGGGAAAACCGTTTCAGAGATTGAGGTCATAGAAATACGTTTGAACCAGAACAGTCTTGATAAAAGGGTTTTACAGCTGATTGACAGAGAGATTCCATATCATATCCTTTTTCTGCTGACGCATGAGAATCAGGTGCAGGCATGGATTGGTTATAAGGAGCAGAGTCAGGGCGGCACGACGGCTTTTAAGCAGGGAACGTATTATAACACTGGGTGGATGAACTCGAACGAATTATCTTTCCGGCTGGACGGGCTCAATATGGATGCGGTGTATGAAGGCTTCATCCGGCAGATTGCCAGGGAACGGCTGGATGACATGCCTGGTGGGGATATAAAGGATGCTGTCGTCCGTGATGAGCGGCGG
Proteins encoded in this region:
- a CDS encoding SNF2-related protein, encoding MEIFDNITKRVIDDMAVTIEKDSRLSIAAACFSIYAYQVLRKQFDHINELRFIFTSPAFVTEKAPKEKREFYIPRLNRERSLYGSEFEVKLRNELTQKAIARECAEWIKKKVTFKSNTTAENMSGFLNVESGNEKITYMPLGGFTTVDIGCERGNNSYNMVTKIPAPHSQEFIRLFESIWNDRTKLQDVTEAVIQSITAAYNENSAEFLYFVALYNIFNEFLEDISEDVLPNEATGFKESKIWNILYDFQKDAALAIINKLEKYNGCILADSVGLGKTFTALSVIKYYENRNKSVLVLCPKKLTDNWNTYKDNYINNPIASDRLRYDVLYHTDLSRNHGRSNGLDLDRLNWGNYDLIVIDESHNFRNGGEVYGDDARENRYLRLLNKVIRPGVKTKVLMLSATPVNNRFVDLRNQLALAYEGNPNLINEKLSTAKPIDEIFRNAQRAFNVWRDLEPEKRTTTTLLKMLDFDFFEVLDSVTIARSRKHIEKYYNMDDVGKFPERLKPISLRPSLTDLSHAINYNQIYDELMKLNLSVYIPTDFVFESRWEKYVDPDLNINRAGREQGIRRLMSINLLKRLESSVYSFRLTLQRIKKLINDTIAEVDVFEAGGDADVELTEFNEDADFDYDDQNTDFFTTGRKIRIDLNDMDYVTWRSTLRQDSDVLELLTLMIADITPEYDTKLQTLLKLISDKIDTPINKGNKKVLVFSAFSDTAEYLYQNVSGFLKGKYGLDTAMITGTVDGKTTIPKFRATFNNVLTCFSPISKDKALLMPGLTDQIDILIATDCISEGQNLQDCDYLVNYDIHWNPVRIIQRFGRIDRIGSRNAQIQLVNFWPDLTLDDYINLKSRVETRMRISVMTSTGDDDLINAEEKGDLEYRKVQLKRLQEEVVDIEDMSSGISIMDLGLNEFRLDLLDYIKNNGDLDKTPFGLHAVVPTKDDTPPGVIFVLKNINGGMNIDNRNRLHPFYMAYIANDGEVVYDHLSPKEMLDKMRYLCKGKTAPLADLCRDFNQETNDGRNMCHLSELLCGAINSIIDVKEESDIDSLFRSGGTSALNTNITGLDDFELICFLVVRGASHD
- a CDS encoding DUF4391 domain-containing protein, which produces MIELPQGTAFNRRIPKQKFYENLSVNAELKRIFIEQINVIYWRNKISPSTVNVAAGKTVSEIEVIEIRLNQNSLDKRVLQLIDREIPYHILFLLTHENQVQAWIGYKEQSQGGTTAFKQGTYYNTGWMNSNELSFRLDGLNMDAVYEGFIRQIARERLDDMPGGDIKDAVVRDERRQKLQKEITALENKVYREKQFNKQVELNSQLKRLRGELEGLR